The Nerophis ophidion isolate RoL-2023_Sa linkage group LG07, RoL_Noph_v1.0, whole genome shotgun sequence genome contains a region encoding:
- the iscua gene encoding iron-sulfur cluster assembly enzyme ISCU, mitochondrial isoform X2, with product MAMALRKSSLLNRRLLLNSICSYHKKVVDHYENPRNVGSLDKNAKNVGTGLVGAPACGDVMKLQIEVDEKGKIVDAKFKTFGCGSAIASSSLATEWVKGKSIDEALRIKNTDIAKELSLPPVKLHCSSKEDDEYTNTNSILSAFQ from the exons ATGGCGATGGCTCTTCGAAAGTCCTCGTTGCTTAACCGAAGGTTGTTGCTGAATTCTATTTGTTCATACCACAAAAAG gttGTGGACCACTACGAAAACCCAAGAAATGTGGGCTCTTTAGATAAAAACGCCAAAAATGTGGGGACTGGTTTGGTGGGAGCACCAGCCTGTGGAGACGTCATGAAACTTCAG ATTGAGGTGGATGAGAAAGGTAAGATTGTGGACGCCAAGTTCAAGACGTTCGGCTGCGGATCAGCCATTGCTTCCAGCTCTTTAGCAACAGAGTGGGTTAAAGGGAAGTCG ATCGACGAAGCTTTGAGGATCAAGAACACAGACATTGCCAAAGAACTCTCACTCCCACCTGTGAAACTTCACTGTTCCAGTAAGGAAGATGACGAGTACACTAATACTAACAGCATTTTGAGTGCGTTCCAATGA